aactaaTAGAGACTTAATActacttattaaaaatagtctGAGATCTAAGGTGATTCTCCGAATGTCGGGTCCGATCCTAGTTttgaggtttacctgaaaagttaaacactatggGTGGGCTTATGAAAGCTTAGTATGAGTCGAACAGTTATTTAAACggacataaatatcaaatacaatGAATCATAATAACATTAACAGAAGAACACtgaaccatcataggaatttcatatcattacatagtcTTTATCAAATCGATGTCAAATAGTGTATGAGCATGGGCCATCATTCATTCAAGTAACAATCATTAACTtctataccattcaatacaacacaatacaatacgtatcataaattaataacatttgaGTATGTCGTGaacatgatgcaatgcaaaaagaaTTCTAAGATTTTTGTTCCATTTTTGCTCTGATAACATCTCTCATTCATACTATACACCAGAAGAGGTGAGTAGTGTTACACCTTCTATGACGTGACATATGGTTGACAAAAAATGTTAAGTTAACAAATTTTGGCGCAAACTATTAATGACtgaattagaaattttaaattaaaataaagtagaaaaatgaattttaacttttaaagtacaaGAACTAaggttttgtttgttttacaGAAAATAActtctgaaaaatattttctacattTTCTTGTGTTTGTTTCATAGAAAACAGCTTGGTCAACAGAAAATGACTTACAAGTCAACggaaaataagtcattttcttataaaatgacTTACCCTCTTGAAAGgcgtaagtcattttccaaaaAAGAATTcttttatgggtaattttatttttatataaaaattaatttaagtcaaacttaatattattatattattaatattttttatttttaaaatatttaaaataatataaaatataaaatataaaatattataattttaatattattaaacatacttatttaattatctatacCTAATcatatgataaattattaatataatttattattttaataaattatttaatatttaaattttattttactaataaaatttaaaaataataattttaaataatgttcttcatatattattgaaaaatattcaatattaatatcttaataataaatatttattacaattataaatatataaataacaaatgtttgtagtataaaggttaaaatataccataagtttatgtactcttcacaaattcattatttagtccctatattttattttcaagaatttcgtCCCTTTACTTTtcgatttgaaaatcaagtccaattagtaACATTGTTAAATCTTTTAGTCAATTTTGTTGATACcgcatttttagataaaaatactcaatattcatgtaatgaaaaatgacattataatgaatatggatttaacaaaatatttttaataatgctAATAGTGAACCTAAATTTTGATATCCGAAAAGTAGGACTAACCTCAAaaagtatatggactaaattttaaatttatgaagagtataaggacttatgacatattttagcctagtataaaaatgaatattttaattatataaatattagtatttatttaaataatgctTAGCTTCATTTATCACTTACAACTCTAATGTgtcatatatgtaatatatgtaatttaaattaagttttaattaagcattatttattattaagtttatatatcacattgattattataaaatattttcttattataaattatattttgattcttAAAGGAAATTgcactataatattttataacaaatatatttatatagttcTACAAagaacaatataaaatataaatttatagatataaaataaactcaattaattaaacaatgaaaaattaagaaaatcttaaatgtatgtttgttttatagaaaataatttttatgaaatattttcaagaaatctaccaaataacaaaaatatttttacaatgattcatccaaacattagaaaatattagcttttctaaaaataaactattttctaaaaattattttccaaaaaccattttcaacattttcaatgAAAGAAACGGAgttatataaacattaaaagtgAGACTTTTAAAGGCAAAATATCAacaaacaaatttcaaaatctttaatgattaaattgaaattttttcagttaactaatcaaaataaaaagacacTCATAAATGAAGTGACTATGCGTGTAATTTACCGAAAAATATTTGAGTATTAACTAgataaaagtgataaaagttGGGGGGCGAAATATATAATCTTCCCTTCccttcatatttatttctaattctGATGCTTCGCCATAATCTTGTTTCGCCTTCAACCTAAAacccttttcatttttatttcggTATTTTCCCCATTTTAAACCCTAGTCCGAAAAAATGGATTCATATATATCTTTAAcgtaaaaagagaaaaaaatcgaaatttCTATCTTCAGCTTCAATTTCTCCGGAAACGAAAAACCAGTAAAGTATTGTTTGGAAATTTGCAATTCAAGTAAATGCAAACGTCGTGTCGTTTCATTTCTCGCTTCCTTCGCTCCTCCAAGCACACTTCTTCCCCTATCATTGTTAACTCATCGTTTAACAATCTCtcccattttgattttttagacCCCCGAAATCAGAGctttttccaatttagttccCAAAGAACAAATTCTGGGCAAGTCAGAGGTTTGAAACGTTGCGTTTTGCTGGGTTTTGTACTGACCGCTGATGATCCCATCTATTATCAGCATCATACACATTTTTACTCTTCCCGTCGAAGTTAGTAGTACCATCTTTTAATCTGTAAAAAAATGGGGTTTTGCCTCCTTTGTAAATTGTTTACAAATGAATATCGATATGTTCTGCAGACTTTTTCACGAGGGCtaaacaaataaagaagatTGAAATCAATGATCAGCACAGgtacttcctttttctttttttgtagtTGGTCTTTTCCCTCTAATTGAATTGCAATTTAATGTTTAGtctgttttctttttagaatttgtTTTGCATAGAAATTCACTTTTTAAATTCTAGCAAAAACAAATAACTAGATGGGGGTAGGCTACAGGAGTATTTCAGTAGTGAAAGCCAGAATTGCTTTTCtgaaaaataatgaagaatATAGTTGCAATCGATTCAATTTTGCTGTATACTTataattgggaaaaaaaaagtcaaattacttctatattttcattatctTGGATAGTTTAGGTTGCCTTTGATTGATTCCTGGTGATTAAAACTAAGAGTGTGTTGGCTACTTATTATGTTTCGTTATAAGTGGAGTGAGCTCTTCtcattttaatctcattctgtGGTGAATGCTTAGACTATATGTCAGTTTATTCATATCCTTTTGCCTTGATATCTTGTTGTTTGCCTTAAATCTTTGACCCTCTAGTCAACGTGCTGTTACAACTGCTTTATGGTGCAACTTCCTTGTCTTTTCTCTCAAGTTTGGGGTCTGGTTAGCAACCTCTAGCCATGTTATGTTAGCTGAAATGGTTCATTCACTTGCTGATTTTGCTAATCAGGTAGTTAAACCTCTCCCTTTTGTTTTCCCTTACTCCCTCGATACTAGTTTGTTGCTTTGTAactaaatttattgattatgaAATGCACAGAAACTAATACATGTTGCATTGCAGGCGCTGCTTGCTTATGGTTTGAGTAGTTCAAGGCGTGCACCAGATGCTTTGCATCCGTAAGTCCTTTCCATAGTTAAAACAGCCATTGCTAATCATAGTAACCATGTCTCCAGTTATGATTTTCCTGTATCACATTATGCATCTTAATGTTCATGGATGATGTGCCTTTGCATGGGTTAGTCATCTtgttcttaaaattttctagtaaataaataaattcagtCTCTGTTTGGTTTCTTAGaatgttttctatttctatttctatattctattttcaatttctatttgttttaaaattaaagaatacataaaaataaaaatatgttttcaatGAATGTTGATTGGTAACTTTTTCTCATGATAgaataatgataaataatttttttaaaaataatttatttatatggaTTTGAACTAATGTCAGAGATTTGATATTAAAAATTGTTACAAAAGAGTATCTTTGTCTTTGTATGGAGTTGAACCAGTGCCAATTCATTGaagtttaaaacatttgttttgactTCTCCAATTTTGCTAAACATTTTTCgttaaaacattgaaaataactcttttttctgttttctagttttcacatattttcattttctaaaaatgtttttaaaattgtcaaccaaatttttttactgttttccattttccaagaaaactaaaatgaaaaaacctCTGTTTTCTGAAACCAAATAGAGCcttgtataattttttcttttttcccttccGCCTAATATTATCATCACTTGTTTTTCAAGAATTCTAGTAATTAAAGTTAACTGGTTGCTGTTCTGAGCAAGAGTTGAAAGTcaagaaatttataatttttaataccACGTATTTTCTTTCTACTAAGATAGGTGACTTCTTTATCAACTAAGTCCTATGTTTTAATTTGATACATACATGCTACACCAGGGAATTTTTTGTAAACACTATATACAAGTTCATATGTTTAACGAGAGGCTGATACCTCTGCTTTTTTCTCTCAGGTATGGGTATTCCAAGGAAAGATTTGTTTGGTCCTTGATATCTGCTGTTGGCATATTTTGTCTTGGTTCTGGTGCTACAATTGTTCATGGAGTTCAAAACCTATGGATAGCACATGTACTTGACTTTGATTTTcccatatattttatatattatatactctATGCTCCTTTAGCTTTTCctcattattttttcttaagCTTTTGACAAATGGCATCTTATTTTGCTTGCTGTCTTCTTTAGCCCCCAGATAATATTGAGTATGCAGCTTTGGTGATAGGCGGCTCATTTATAATTGAAGGTATAATTGGAGCATCATGATTGTAGGATAGCGAAAGTGCATCAGCTTAATCCATTCCTCCTTAGATTTCCCCCTTTAAACTATCATACCTCCTGTTTAGGTGCTTCTCTTGTTGTTGCCATACAAGCTGTCAAGAAAGGTGCAGCAACAGAGGGGATGAAAGTGAAGGACTATGTCTGGCGTGGCCATGATCCTACATCTGTTGCAGTCATGACAGAGGTAATTCTCAGTGTACCTATTTACACTTTTGGTTATTAAAGAACTGAACTTGTTAAATGTGATGTTGGGATTTGAGAAATTCGGATCCGTATTAAAGAGTTAGGATGAAATTT
This genomic stretch from Gossypium raimondii isolate GPD5lz chromosome 6, ASM2569854v1, whole genome shotgun sequence harbors:
- the LOC105773280 gene encoding metal tolerance protein C4, encoding MQTSCRFISRFLRSSKHTSSPIIVNSSFNNLSHFDFLDPRNQSFFQFSSQRTNSGQVRGLKRCVLLGFVLTADDPIYYQHHTHFYSSRRNFFTRAKQIKKIEINDQHSQRAVTTALWCNFLVFSLKFGVWLATSSHVMLAEMVHSLADFANQALLAYGLSSSRRAPDALHPYGYSKERFVWSLISAVGIFCLGSGATIVHGVQNLWIAHPPDNIEYAALVIGGSFIIEGASLVVAIQAVKKGAATEGMKVKDYVWRGHDPTSVAVMTEDGAAVTGLAIAAASLVAVKTTGNAMYDPIGSIIVGNLLGMVAIFLIQRNRHALIGRAIDEHDMQKVLHFLKNDPVVDALYDCKSEVIGPGFFRFKAEIDFNGVVVVQNYLNRTGREEWARQFRESAKEKDDSALLKIMSNYGEEVVTALGSEVDRLEKEIQELVPGIRHVDIEAHNPIDLPS